A stretch of Candidatus Omnitrophota bacterium DNA encodes these proteins:
- the rplM gene encoding 50S ribosomal protein L13, with translation MKTYMPTAKDVKEKGGEWYVLDAKDAILGRLATRAAVLLRGKHRPDFTPHMDLGDHVVVINAERVRVTGNKTEDKLYSRYSGFPGGLKQVPFKKMLEQKPTEIIRLAVSRMLPKNRLGRQLVRKLKVYAGPEHPHIAQQPRKVSQ, from the coding sequence ATGAAGACGTATATGCCTACAGCTAAAGATGTTAAGGAAAAAGGGGGAGAGTGGTACGTGCTCGATGCCAAGGATGCAATCCTGGGCCGGCTGGCCACTCGAGCGGCAGTCCTGCTGCGTGGAAAGCACCGGCCGGACTTTACGCCCCATATGGATTTAGGGGATCACGTGGTGGTCATTAACGCGGAACGGGTGCGCGTGACCGGCAATAAAACCGAGGACAAGCTATACTCGCGTTACTCCGGATTTCCCGGTGGACTGAAGCAGGTTCCCTTTAAGAAGATGTTGGAGCAGAAGCCTACGGAGATCATTCGTCTCGCGGTTTCTCGCATGTTGCCGAAGAACCGATTGGGCCGGCAACTGGTTCGAAAGTTAAAAGTTTATGCTGGGCCTGAGCATCCTCACATAGCACAGCAACCTCGGAAGGTATCTCAATGA
- the rpsI gene encoding 30S ribosomal protein S9 — MDKAEQQTPTPEEAPIPEPSEVVAEAGPEPAESAEEEAVAAPKPKKAAKRITPSEGSVRATGRRRTSVARVYMKPGTGKLTVNSRSIDEYFERETLRMIVGQPFKVTNTSGRFDVKAILDGGGTSGQAGALRHGIARALVRVEPTLRSTLRKAGLLTRDPRSKERKKFGQKGARRRFQWTKR; from the coding sequence ATGGACAAGGCAGAGCAGCAGACCCCCACTCCGGAAGAGGCCCCAATTCCTGAGCCCTCTGAAGTGGTGGCAGAAGCGGGTCCTGAGCCGGCCGAGTCTGCGGAGGAAGAAGCAGTCGCAGCTCCGAAGCCGAAGAAGGCGGCCAAGCGCATTACGCCCTCTGAGGGAAGTGTTCGGGCAACCGGACGCAGACGCACCTCTGTGGCCAGGGTTTATATGAAGCCCGGGACCGGCAAGCTCACGGTGAACAGCCGGTCGATTGACGAGTATTTTGAGAGAGAGACTTTGAGGATGATTGTGGGTCAGCCTTTTAAGGTGACAAACACATCCGGCCGGTTTGATGTAAAGGCGATTCTTGACGGAGGTGGAACCTCCGGACAGGCAGGTGCGCTTAGGCACGGGATTGCGCGTGCACTGGTAAGAGTGGAACCGACCCTTCGCAGCACTCTGCGCAAAGCGGGGCTTTTGACTCGCGACCCCCGCAGCAAAGAGCGCAAAAAGTTCGGGCAGAAGGGGGCACGGAGGCGCTTCCAGTGGACTAAGCGGTAA